The Pedobacter roseus genome contains a region encoding:
- a CDS encoding aspartate aminotransferase family protein, with the protein MLTQRQLFLQHNAQTSPEPLMLEFVRAKGVYIYDSADKKHLDLIAGIGVSNVGHCHPAVVKAIKEQAETYMHLMVYGEYVQSPQVNFAKALADILPPGLSCTYFLNSGTEAVEGAMKLAKRYTGRKGFIACKNAYHGSTQGAESLMESDFYSSGYGPFLPHVSFIEHNNIADLEKITTEIAAVFIEPIQGEAGIRVADLSYMQALRAKCNETGTLLIFDEIQSGFGRSGKMFAFEHYNVIPDVLLLAKGIGGGMPIGAFISSREIMSVLSHTPILGHMTTFGGHPVCCAAGLATLRTLVDHHIVDEVEEKGQLFKQLLKHPAIKEIRGKGLMLAVEFENFETNKKIIDACILDGVLSDWFLHCSNSMRIAPPLIITKEEIEEACAIILKNINLVLETKA; encoded by the coding sequence ATGCTTACCCAACGTCAGTTGTTTTTACAACACAATGCACAAACCTCTCCCGAACCACTTATGCTCGAATTTGTTAGGGCAAAAGGTGTTTATATATATGATTCTGCAGATAAAAAACATTTAGATCTGATTGCCGGCATCGGTGTAAGCAATGTTGGCCACTGCCACCCTGCTGTAGTTAAAGCGATTAAGGAACAGGCAGAAACCTACATGCACCTGATGGTTTATGGCGAATATGTGCAAAGCCCACAGGTAAATTTTGCCAAGGCCCTTGCCGATATTCTGCCGCCTGGTTTAAGTTGTACCTACTTTTTAAATTCTGGAACAGAAGCAGTAGAAGGCGCCATGAAACTCGCCAAACGTTATACCGGCCGCAAAGGTTTTATTGCCTGTAAAAATGCTTACCATGGCAGTACCCAGGGCGCGGAAAGTTTAATGGAAAGCGATTTTTATTCATCTGGCTATGGTCCGTTCTTGCCCCATGTAAGTTTCATCGAGCACAATAACATCGCTGATCTGGAAAAAATCACCACAGAAATTGCAGCTGTTTTTATCGAACCCATTCAGGGTGAAGCCGGAATCCGTGTGGCCGATTTAAGTTATATGCAGGCTTTAAGGGCAAAATGTAATGAAACCGGAACTTTATTAATTTTCGACGAGATACAATCAGGTTTTGGCCGCAGCGGTAAAATGTTTGCTTTTGAACATTATAATGTGATACCTGATGTATTGCTTTTGGCGAAGGGAATTGGTGGCGGAATGCCAATTGGTGCTTTTATCAGTTCGCGGGAAATTATGTCGGTATTGTCTCATACACCAATTTTGGGCCACATGACTACTTTCGGCGGTCACCCGGTTTGTTGTGCAGCTGGTTTGGCCACTTTACGAACCTTAGTTGATCATCACATTGTTGATGAGGTTGAAGAAAAAGGCCAGTTGTTTAAACAACTTTTAAAACACCCGGCCATTAAAGAAATTAGAGGAAAAGGTTTAATGCTCGCTGTTGAATTCGAAAATTTTGAAACCAACAAAAAAATTATTGATGCCTGTATTTTAGATGGTGTACTTTCCGACTGGTTTTTACATTGCAGCAACTCCATGCGCATTGCTCCTCCATTAATCATCACGAAAGAAGAAATTGAGGAAGCCTGTGCGATCATCTTAAAAAATATTAACTTAGTTTTAGAGACTAAAGCATAA
- a CDS encoding TonB-dependent receptor, with translation MEGDDLTGEGYKAITKNLKPEFVEEVQALEHYVEDNLLKGIVNSDDIVLNLKIKNKQAKKIIGSTDGGLGSNDRRIISTNLISFIDKTKAFAFANHNNLSTESNQNPLELVDENRAFIGNNQIIRHQVGTYNPFDATSYTLNNTTQGSVNAITRLTDRFKIGYGAFYLWNKLYGQTAMRNAYFGQNAVYTEDNDDRTSLSKTFKADFSADYLVKNNARFWAKFSYKQVPERFNSTAYSIYNNLIGDSVLQNQTDLNRNFNAQLKYTVKVNQTTAYLISAKILADDVRQDYETNSALYQSILMFNGSQKLIQKVNNNNFKLKLDFEGLKRYNTTFLYLNIGNEINDFKIKSGLLGRYQDDQISIGDAYINDNIFKQNQTYVNGKYVYDNQPIKIQVQLKSTLQFLSNMGKDSTYMILEPSLNFSYKLSDVQQLSLGYNYKNVNPQPIEYYGNYILTDLRSFNSGLTNFYNYNTHTIAIYYNLNDFANSYLNFNAAVNGSYSKYGFLYTNFFENALSYSQKEPFRGVKTLSSNFSVKKFFPLFSLSISATYSPSYLTYYGKVINMVNEYSVFNQNALFKINTGFNIPVNFGLGTEIQFNSTRSERKQIAENKAYKYTFEYRYKISNQIFNFSSYNMYRMNGQNFNLIDTEFQYNPAKGNFKYSIQGKNLANLKAFTSLNISEVSSSNYSSSILGRYIMLNVSMSIK, from the coding sequence TTGGAAGGAGATGATTTAACAGGAGAGGGCTACAAGGCCATCACCAAAAATCTTAAACCTGAATTTGTTGAAGAGGTGCAGGCGCTTGAACATTATGTAGAAGACAATCTGCTTAAAGGCATTGTCAATAGCGACGATATTGTTTTAAACCTGAAAATTAAGAATAAACAGGCGAAAAAAATAATAGGTAGTACAGATGGAGGCTTGGGTTCTAATGACAGAAGAATAATTTCAACAAATCTCATCTCTTTTATTGATAAAACAAAGGCTTTTGCTTTTGCCAACCATAATAACCTCAGCACCGAATCGAACCAAAATCCTTTGGAGCTGGTAGACGAGAATAGGGCTTTTATAGGCAATAATCAGATTATCCGGCATCAGGTTGGCACCTACAATCCGTTCGACGCTACTTCATATACCCTTAACAATACCACGCAGGGAAGTGTAAACGCAATAACAAGATTAACGGATCGGTTTAAAATAGGCTACGGCGCATTTTACTTGTGGAATAAATTATATGGACAAACAGCGATGCGCAATGCCTACTTCGGCCAAAATGCTGTATATACCGAAGATAATGATGATAGGACAAGCCTGAGCAAGACTTTTAAAGCTGATTTTAGCGCTGACTATCTTGTTAAAAACAATGCCCGTTTTTGGGCTAAATTCTCTTACAAACAAGTGCCCGAAAGATTTAATAGCACCGCATATTCAATTTACAATAATTTAATTGGCGACAGCGTTCTGCAGAATCAAACTGATTTAAACCGAAATTTTAATGCACAGCTGAAATATACAGTAAAAGTTAACCAAACTACTGCCTATTTAATTTCGGCAAAGATATTGGCTGATGATGTAAGGCAGGATTATGAAACCAATTCTGCACTTTATCAAAGCATCCTAATGTTTAATGGTTCCCAAAAACTAATTCAAAAAGTAAACAACAATAATTTTAAGTTGAAATTAGATTTCGAAGGATTAAAAAGATATAATACCACTTTTTTGTATTTAAATATTGGCAACGAGATTAATGATTTTAAAATTAAATCAGGTTTGTTAGGCCGATACCAAGATGACCAGATTTCGATTGGCGATGCTTATATCAACGATAATATATTTAAGCAAAACCAGACTTATGTTAACGGGAAATACGTGTATGATAACCAGCCTATAAAAATTCAGGTACAGTTAAAATCGACTTTGCAGTTTTTGAGCAACATGGGAAAAGATAGTACTTATATGATTTTAGAACCAAGTTTGAACTTTTCTTATAAATTATCAGATGTACAGCAGCTTTCTCTAGGTTATAATTATAAAAACGTAAATCCACAACCTATTGAATATTATGGAAACTACATCCTAACCGATCTCAGGAGTTTTAATAGTGGTTTAACAAACTTTTATAATTATAATACGCATACGATTGCCATATACTATAATTTAAATGATTTTGCTAACAGTTATTTAAATTTTAATGCCGCTGTAAATGGAAGCTATAGTAAATATGGGTTTCTATATACGAATTTCTTCGAAAATGCTTTAAGTTATTCGCAGAAAGAACCATTTCGTGGTGTAAAAACACTAAGTTCAAATTTTTCTGTCAAAAAGTTTTTTCCGCTATTTTCCTTATCAATTTCAGCAACCTATAGCCCTTCCTATTTAACCTATTATGGTAAAGTAATAAATATGGTAAATGAATATAGTGTTTTTAATCAGAATGCATTATTTAAAATAAATACAGGGTTTAATATACCTGTAAATTTTGGATTGGGAACTGAAATACAGTTTAATTCAACCAGAAGTGAGAGAAAGCAGATTGCAGAAAACAAAGCTTACAAATACACATTTGAGTATAGGTATAAAATCAGTAATCAGATTTTTAACTTTTCATCATACAATATGTATAGAATGAATGGTCAGAATTTTAACTTGATTGATACAGAATTTCAATATAATCCTGCGAAAGGAAATTTTAAATACAGTATTCAAGGGAAAAATTTGGCAAATCTTAAAGCTTTCACCAGTTTGAATATTAGCGAGGTATCTTCTTCAAATTATTCGTCTTCCATTTTGGGTAGGTATATTATGCTAAACGTATCCATGTCGATAAAATAG
- a CDS encoding GLPGLI family protein — protein sequence MVFKKCLLNFSLLIFLLYSFCAKAQRGTVNYKLTINEKNLGKKMEQNLIIYFDKLNSVELRVKPKNPAGNIPIDDLNQVKVLKSGKPTFVFKDFSRKKLLLSDYVGTKKVILKDTLNNFKWKILKEKKKIGSFNCIKAETAFRGRLYEAWYTENIPIQNGPWKFCGLPGLIVMVRDTKSDFVYELTGIDLNAKFENKIIGVPVAYEKDKVVTYKEFRILYKKKLEDYIRLSRVEQTTPDGITGTINIHMPEKQEKF from the coding sequence ATGGTGTTTAAAAAGTGTTTATTAAATTTTTCCCTTCTAATTTTTCTGCTTTATTCGTTCTGTGCAAAAGCACAAAGAGGAACTGTTAATTACAAATTGACAATCAATGAGAAAAACCTTGGTAAAAAGATGGAACAGAATCTAATTATCTATTTTGATAAGTTAAATTCTGTAGAACTGAGGGTTAAACCAAAAAATCCTGCTGGTAATATTCCCATTGATGATTTAAATCAAGTTAAAGTACTTAAGTCGGGAAAACCAACCTTTGTGTTCAAAGACTTTTCGAGAAAAAAATTATTATTGTCTGATTATGTTGGTACTAAAAAAGTAATATTAAAGGATACTTTGAATAATTTTAAGTGGAAAATATTAAAGGAAAAGAAGAAAATAGGAAGCTTTAATTGTATAAAAGCAGAAACTGCATTCAGAGGAAGATTATATGAGGCCTGGTATACGGAAAATATTCCTATTCAAAATGGACCATGGAAATTTTGCGGTCTGCCTGGCTTAATTGTTATGGTTAGAGATACAAAATCTGATTTTGTATACGAATTAACAGGTATTGATCTAAATGCAAAATTTGAAAATAAAATAATTGGCGTTCCTGTAGCCTATGAAAAAGACAAAGTTGTTACTTATAAGGAGTTTAGAATTTTGTACAAGAAAAAACTTGAGGATTATATTAGGCTATCTAGAGTTGAACAAACCACACCAGATGGGATTACCGGGACGATAAACATACATATGCCCGAAAAACAGGAAAAATTTTAA
- a CDS encoding GLPGLI family protein yields MGKIIQITIVLLFLSMGFLQAQPKGTLNYKVTIKNQFGDNEVNYIIYFNGRKSIELGVPTKQFSTTEKISETEIHENRVIKSKKQSFIYKDLRSKKLILGESIMFKEFLISDTLNNFKWTIMSEHKKILNYTCTKATVNFRGRKYTAWFAEDIPLQFGPWKFGGLPGLIVKVNDYEGKFDYELTGINLKAKFDDKIIQIPSEYIKDQFISHQHFIQILNKKIADYAKMSKVVHTSKDGSYGSVTIILPEKQEKF; encoded by the coding sequence ATGGGTAAAATAATTCAAATTACTATAGTTCTCTTGTTCCTTTCCATGGGGTTTTTACAAGCTCAGCCCAAAGGAACATTAAATTATAAGGTAACTATAAAAAATCAATTTGGTGATAATGAGGTAAACTACATTATCTATTTTAATGGAAGGAAATCAATAGAGCTTGGTGTCCCTACAAAACAATTTTCAACAACAGAAAAAATCTCCGAAACAGAAATTCATGAAAATAGGGTAATCAAATCCAAAAAACAATCTTTTATTTATAAAGATCTACGATCAAAAAAACTCATCCTAGGTGAATCAATCATGTTTAAAGAGTTTTTAATATCTGACACCTTAAACAATTTCAAATGGACGATAATGTCAGAACATAAAAAGATCTTAAACTATACATGTACAAAGGCTACAGTAAATTTTAGGGGAAGAAAGTATACTGCTTGGTTTGCCGAGGATATTCCATTGCAATTTGGCCCATGGAAATTCGGAGGGTTGCCTGGCTTAATCGTTAAAGTAAATGATTATGAGGGAAAATTCGATTATGAATTAACAGGCATAAATCTAAAAGCAAAATTTGATGATAAAATTATACAAATCCCATCTGAATATATTAAAGACCAATTCATTTCTCATCAACATTTTATACAGATATTAAACAAAAAAATAGCTGATTATGCCAAAATGAGCAAGGTTGTTCACACGAGTAAAGATGGTTCTTATGGTTCAGTTACTATTATTCTGCCTGAAAAACAAGAGAAATTTTAA
- a CDS encoding sensor histidine kinase, translating into MKLQVKFSLYNAVTKIAIILVLGAIILFSLDRLAYNQLDNRLIKKKNKIIEHLNDDEIDSLLNKQQSFTDYNILKEEFIVLTDIPDSQQDSSAKVFTEKREIEGDIEVYRILNYKFSYHTNWYNLEIGETMTTLQSIKNSIRFYMLIVLVAALLITLVADFTFSNFLLKPFYLIIDKKINLVDDPSHYNYQNIPTSTNDFKILDNSINSLMRKINTLFALEKQFIANVSHELLTPISILSTRFENMLNTPNIPVEHENKIYASLKTLNRLKLIINSLLLISKVENNQYLKTEEISLKQEITDIHEDLEDRIIDKNITYQANLTKDFHFTGNKALIHTLLINIINNAIKYNVEGGSITITDKTEAENYILTISDTGSGMSAELVENAFDRFKRGNSEENGFGLGLAIVQSIAKFHKIKVDIKSAENAGTSISLIF; encoded by the coding sequence ATGAAGTTACAGGTTAAATTTTCTTTATATAATGCGGTAACCAAAATTGCGATCATCCTGGTTTTGGGTGCAATCATTTTGTTTTCGTTAGATAGATTAGCCTATAACCAGCTCGATAACCGCTTAATAAAAAAGAAAAATAAAATTATCGAGCATTTAAATGATGATGAGATCGATAGTCTTTTAAATAAACAACAATCATTTACCGATTATAACATTTTAAAGGAAGAATTTATTGTTTTAACCGACATTCCCGATAGTCAGCAAGACTCCAGTGCCAAGGTTTTTACCGAAAAAAGAGAAATTGAAGGCGATATAGAAGTCTATCGGATCCTTAACTATAAATTTTCCTATCATACCAACTGGTATAACCTCGAAATTGGAGAAACGATGACTACCCTCCAGTCGATTAAAAATTCAATCCGTTTTTACATGCTGATTGTATTGGTGGCTGCCCTGCTCATTACTTTGGTTGCCGACTTTACCTTTTCCAATTTCTTGTTGAAACCATTTTACCTCATCATTGATAAAAAAATCAACCTCGTTGATGATCCCTCCCATTACAATTATCAGAATATCCCAACCAGCACCAACGATTTTAAAATTCTCGATAACAGCATCAATTCTTTGATGCGAAAAATAAACACACTTTTCGCCTTAGAAAAACAGTTTATTGCCAATGTTTCACACGAATTGCTTACACCCATCTCCATTTTAAGTACACGGTTTGAGAATATGCTCAATACTCCCAATATTCCGGTAGAGCATGAAAATAAAATTTACGCTTCATTAAAAACATTAAACCGTTTAAAGCTGATAATCAATAGTTTATTACTGATTTCAAAAGTAGAGAACAATCAATACTTAAAAACCGAAGAAATCAGCCTCAAACAGGAAATAACAGATATTCACGAAGACCTGGAAGACCGCATTATAGATAAGAACATCACTTACCAGGCCAATCTCACCAAAGATTTCCATTTCACAGGCAATAAGGCCTTAATACACACACTTTTGATCAACATTATTAATAATGCGATCAAATACAATGTTGAAGGCGGCTCAATTACCATTACCGATAAAACAGAGGCTGAAAATTACATACTCACCATCAGTGATACGGGTTCAGGTATGAGTGCCGAACTTGTAGAAAATGCTTTCGACCGCTTTAAAAGAGGAAATAGTGAAGAAAATGGCTTCGGTTTAGGCCTGGCTATTGTTCAGAGTATTGCCAAATTCCACAAAATCAAAGTTGACATTAAATCCGCAGAAAACGCAGGGACAAGCATTTCGTTAATTTTTTAA
- a CDS encoding LytR/AlgR family response regulator transcription factor, with protein MYTCLAIDDEFSALEIITDYIAAQPELKLLKSYINVDAALREIENLKKPVDIIFLDIEMPTMNGLEVAKLIRHKTHKLVFVTAHADYAIHSYELEADAFLLKPFSYTKFDQAIKKIFSGYAKAQTEKANDFILLKSTEQRNKFIKIKLDKIYAVEAQERLIKVYLEKDIVFSRSSFSDVLALLPANLGFAQIHRSFAIAENQIATLERSYVILNNGLRISIGRKFLDFYHKMSKKNKNLS; from the coding sequence ATGTATACCTGCCTTGCCATTGACGATGAATTTTCAGCTTTAGAAATTATAACTGATTACATTGCTGCTCAGCCAGAGCTCAAACTATTGAAATCATATATCAATGTTGATGCGGCACTCCGGGAAATTGAAAATCTTAAAAAACCGGTTGATATCATCTTTCTTGATATTGAAATGCCAACTATGAACGGCCTTGAGGTGGCAAAATTAATCAGGCATAAAACCCATAAACTGGTGTTTGTTACGGCTCATGCTGATTATGCTATTCATTCTTATGAGTTAGAGGCAGATGCTTTTTTGTTAAAACCATTTTCTTATACAAAATTTGATCAAGCCATAAAAAAAATATTCTCAGGTTATGCAAAAGCGCAAACAGAAAAAGCAAATGATTTCATTTTGCTAAAAAGTACTGAGCAAAGAAACAAATTTATAAAAATCAAACTGGATAAAATTTATGCTGTAGAGGCTCAGGAAAGATTGATTAAAGTTTATTTAGAGAAAGATATAGTTTTTTCAAGATCAAGCTTTTCAGATGTTTTAGCGCTATTACCTGCCAACCTAGGTTTCGCACAGATCCATAGGTCTTTCGCTATTGCTGAAAACCAGATTGCAACTTTAGAAAGATCATACGTCATTTTGAATAATGGTTTAAGGATTTCTATTGGAAGAAAGTTTCTGGATTTTTATCATAAGATGTCGAAGAAGAATAAGAATCTTTCTTAA
- a CDS encoding response regulator transcription factor — MNVLIVEDEKSLALEMDEFLSKEGFIVEHAWKKSSAEEKIFVNSYDFILLDLGLPDGDGFDILKQLKSTKDRDDAVIILTARSAVDDRIKGLDEGADDYLPKPFSLNELLARMHAITRRKHKLEKNEINVHDFLLNIQNRTVAFGEERLNLTKKEFEIFNYLVLNKNRVVSRMSLTEHVWGDILEVNSDSNFVDVHVKNLRKKLAALSPTDWFETVRSIGYRINC; from the coding sequence ATGAACGTACTCATAGTTGAAGATGAAAAGAGCCTGGCGCTTGAAATGGATGAATTCTTGAGTAAAGAAGGATTTATTGTTGAACATGCATGGAAAAAATCTTCTGCAGAAGAAAAGATATTTGTTAACAGTTACGATTTCATTTTACTCGATTTAGGCTTACCTGATGGCGATGGCTTTGATATTTTAAAGCAGCTAAAAAGCACGAAAGACCGTGATGATGCCGTAATCATCTTAACAGCCCGTAGTGCGGTAGACGATCGTATTAAAGGCCTTGATGAAGGTGCAGATGATTATTTGCCGAAACCATTTTCGCTGAACGAGCTTTTGGCGCGTATGCATGCCATTACACGCAGGAAACACAAGCTGGAGAAAAATGAGATCAACGTCCACGATTTTCTGCTTAACATCCAGAACAGAACTGTTGCTTTTGGCGAAGAAAGATTAAACCTTACCAAAAAAGAATTCGAGATCTTCAACTACCTGGTGCTAAATAAAAACCGAGTGGTATCCCGCATGAGCTTAACCGAACACGTTTGGGGCGATATTTTAGAAGTGAATTCTGATTCGAACTTTGTTGATGTGCACGTTAAAAATTTACGTAAAAAACTGGCTGCATTAAGTCCTACTGATTGGTTTGAAACAGTAAGAAGTATAGGATATAGGATTAACTGTTAG
- a CDS encoding RNA polymerase sigma factor, whose protein sequence is MKQVEDSEILAMFAVERTRNEAFNLLLKKYQQKIYWHIRRLVLNHDDCDDLLQEVFVKVWKNLDKFRSDSQLYTWIYRIATNESITFLNKQKQRNNTPLDEVSSELADNLVASSYFNGDKLELKLQKAILTLPEKQRIIFNMKYFDDMKYEEISEVLGTSVGALKASFHIAAKKIEAFITNDEIDY, encoded by the coding sequence ATGAAACAAGTTGAAGATTCAGAAATCCTTGCCATGTTTGCCGTTGAGCGAACGCGAAATGAAGCCTTTAACCTGTTATTGAAAAAATATCAGCAAAAAATATACTGGCACATCCGCAGGCTGGTTTTAAACCACGATGATTGCGATGATCTTTTGCAGGAGGTATTTGTTAAAGTATGGAAAAACCTCGATAAGTTTAGAAGTGATTCTCAACTTTATACCTGGATTTACCGCATTGCCACCAACGAATCAATCACCTTTTTAAACAAACAGAAACAGCGAAACAATACGCCGCTGGATGAAGTATCATCCGAACTTGCCGATAACCTCGTTGCTTCATCCTATTTTAATGGTGATAAGCTCGAACTGAAACTTCAAAAGGCAATCCTCACCCTCCCCGAAAAACAGCGGATCATCTTTAACATGAAATATTTTGATGATATGAAATATGAAGAGATTTCGGAAGTTTTAGGCACCTCGGTTGGGGCTTTAAAAGCATCATTTCACATCGCTGCAAAAAAAATTGAAGCTTTTATTACAAATGATGAAATAGACTATTAA
- a CDS encoding transketolase family protein, with protein sequence MKKYTYTEKKDTRSGFGAGLHEAGKKNENVVALCADLVGSLKMDAFIKDFPERFTQVGIAEANMIGIAAGMTIGGKIPFTGTFANFSTGRVYDQIRQSVAYSNKNVKICASHAGLTLGEDGATHQILEDIGLMKMLPGMVVINPCDYNQTKAATLAIAEYEGPVYLRFGRPVIPVFTDPDQKFEIGKAWMVNEGKDVTIIATGHMVWKAIEAGEKLAELGIDAEIINIHTIKPLDDEAILKSVKKTGCVVTCEEHNKFGGLGESVARLLTTELPTPQEFVATNDTFGESGTPDQLMAKYGLDAVNIVEAVQKVIGRKK encoded by the coding sequence ATGAAGAAATATACATATACAGAAAAAAAAGATACACGTTCGGGTTTTGGTGCTGGCTTACATGAGGCTGGTAAGAAAAACGAAAACGTGGTTGCCTTATGTGCCGATTTAGTTGGATCGCTAAAAATGGATGCTTTTATTAAAGATTTCCCTGAGCGTTTTACACAGGTTGGTATTGCAGAAGCAAACATGATCGGTATTGCAGCGGGTATGACTATTGGCGGTAAAATTCCTTTCACAGGTACTTTTGCCAACTTCTCTACCGGCCGTGTTTACGATCAGATCCGCCAATCAGTAGCTTATTCTAACAAAAACGTTAAAATCTGCGCATCTCATGCAGGTTTAACTTTAGGCGAAGATGGTGCAACCCACCAGATTTTAGAAGATATCGGCTTAATGAAAATGTTGCCGGGTATGGTGGTGATTAATCCTTGCGATTACAACCAAACCAAAGCCGCAACCTTAGCCATTGCAGAATACGAAGGTCCGGTTTATTTACGTTTTGGCCGTCCGGTTATTCCTGTATTTACAGATCCTGATCAGAAATTTGAGATCGGTAAGGCATGGATGGTGAACGAAGGAAAAGATGTGACCATTATTGCTACCGGCCACATGGTTTGGAAAGCAATTGAAGCTGGTGAAAAATTAGCGGAACTGGGTATTGATGCTGAAATCATCAACATCCACACCATCAAACCTTTGGATGACGAAGCGATCTTAAAATCAGTTAAAAAAACCGGATGTGTAGTTACCTGTGAGGAACATAACAAATTTGGTGGTTTAGGCGAAAGCGTTGCCCGTTTGTTAACTACCGAATTGCCAACTCCACAAGAGTTTGTGGCTACAAATGATACTTTTGGCGAAAGCGGAACACCAGATCAGTTAATGGCTAAATATGGCTTAGATGCGGTGAACATTGTTGAAGCTGTACAAAAAGTAATCGGCAGAAAAAAATAG